From the genome of Streptomyces sp. NBC_01317, one region includes:
- a CDS encoding TAXI family TRAP transporter solute-binding subunit — MVTPSSGLSRSRALQGAAAALVVLGLLTWWLLPIGEAAPSGAVTFSTGVKSGVYYQYGELLKEDLADDLPDVSVTLRTSQGSPQNLSWVATGKADFTIATADAVSNYITEKKPGWERLRGCARLYDDYVQLVVAKDSEIRSVADLRGARVGVGQPKSGVRLVADRVLEAADLDPATGVREVFAGIDKMPAKLERGELDAFFWSGGLPTTAVQDLSKRFDVRLVPLDPSLVARLHAAGPSGTRYYRSAAMPADAYPAAPSARDVPTIAVANLLVTTDRMDSALTEGFTRTVIDSRDGIGKKVHSAQLVDLRTAIYTDPLELHEGAIRYYQSVKP, encoded by the coding sequence ATGGTCACCCCCTCCTCGGGCCTCAGCCGCAGCCGGGCCCTCCAGGGCGCCGCCGCTGCGCTGGTGGTGCTCGGCCTGCTGACGTGGTGGCTGCTGCCGATCGGGGAGGCGGCGCCCAGCGGCGCCGTGACCTTCAGCACCGGGGTCAAGAGCGGGGTCTACTACCAGTACGGGGAACTGCTCAAGGAAGACCTCGCCGACGACCTGCCGGACGTGTCCGTCACGCTCAGGACCAGCCAGGGCTCTCCGCAGAACCTGTCCTGGGTGGCGACGGGCAAGGCCGACTTCACCATAGCCACGGCCGACGCCGTCTCGAACTACATCACGGAGAAGAAGCCGGGGTGGGAGCGGCTGCGCGGCTGCGCCCGGCTCTACGACGACTACGTACAGCTGGTGGTCGCCAAGGACTCGGAGATCCGGTCGGTCGCGGACCTGCGCGGTGCGCGGGTGGGGGTGGGACAGCCGAAGTCGGGGGTCCGCCTCGTGGCGGACCGGGTGCTGGAGGCCGCTGACCTGGACCCCGCGACCGGCGTCAGGGAGGTCTTCGCCGGGATCGACAAGATGCCGGCCAAGCTCGAACGGGGCGAGCTGGACGCCTTCTTCTGGTCCGGCGGCCTGCCCACCACGGCGGTGCAGGATCTGTCGAAACGCTTCGACGTCCGGCTGGTGCCGCTGGACCCCTCGCTGGTCGCGCGGTTGCACGCCGCGGGTCCGTCGGGCACCCGCTACTACCGCTCGGCGGCGATGCCCGCCGACGCCTATCCCGCTGCCCCGAGCGCCCGGGACGTGCCGACCATAGCGGTGGCGAACCTGCTGGTCACCACGGACCGGATGGACTCCGCGCTGACCGAGGGCTTCACCCGCACGGTGATCGACAGCCGGGACGGGATCGGCAAGAAAGTGCACTCCGCGCAGCTGGTGGACCTGCGTACGGCGATCTACACGGACCCGCTGGAGCTGCACGAGGGCGCCATACGCTACTACCAGTCGGTCAAACCCTGA
- the miaB gene encoding tRNA (N6-isopentenyl adenosine(37)-C2)-methylthiotransferase MiaB — MSSGDRRQPVGVNRSYEIRTYGCQMNVHDSERLSGLLEDAGYVRAPRDADGDADVVVFNTCAVRENADNKLYGNLGRLAPMKTRRPGMQIAVGGCLAQKDRDTIVKRAPWVDVVFGTHNIGKLPVLLERARIQEEAQVEIAESLEAFPSTLPTRRESAYAAWVSISVGCNNTCTFCIVPALRGKEKDRRPGDILAEIEALVGEGVSEITLLGQNVNAYGSDMGDREAFSKLLRACGTIEGLERVRFTSPHPRDFTDDVIAAMAETPNVMPQLHMPMQSGSDRVLKAMRRSYRQDRYLGIIDKVRAAIPHAAISTDIIVGFPGETEEDFEQTMDAVRAARFTQAFTFQYSKRPGTPAADMDGQVPKAVVQDRYMRLSALQEEISWEENKKQVGRTLEVMVAEGEGRKDGATHRLSGRAPDNRLVHFTKPGEEVRPGDVVTVAITYAAPHHLLAEGPTDAVRRTRAGDAWERRNTAEAPKPAGVLLGLPTIGVPAPLPAMSGGCSVE, encoded by the coding sequence ATGAGCAGCGGCGACCGGAGACAGCCAGTGGGCGTTAACCGAAGTTACGAGATCCGCACCTACGGGTGTCAGATGAACGTCCACGACTCCGAGCGATTGTCGGGGCTCCTGGAGGACGCCGGGTACGTCCGGGCCCCCCGGGACGCCGACGGTGACGCCGACGTCGTCGTCTTCAACACCTGCGCGGTGCGCGAGAACGCTGACAACAAGCTCTACGGGAACCTCGGCCGGCTCGCCCCGATGAAGACCAGGCGGCCCGGGATGCAGATCGCCGTCGGCGGCTGTCTGGCGCAGAAGGACCGCGACACGATCGTGAAGCGCGCCCCCTGGGTCGACGTCGTGTTCGGTACGCACAACATCGGCAAGCTGCCGGTCCTCCTGGAGCGCGCGCGCATCCAGGAGGAGGCGCAGGTCGAGATCGCCGAGTCGCTGGAGGCGTTCCCCTCCACCCTGCCGACCCGCCGCGAGTCCGCGTACGCCGCGTGGGTCTCCATCTCGGTCGGCTGCAACAACACCTGCACCTTCTGCATCGTGCCCGCGCTGCGCGGCAAGGAGAAGGACCGCCGTCCCGGCGACATCCTGGCCGAGATCGAGGCCCTGGTCGGCGAGGGCGTCTCCGAGATCACGCTGCTGGGCCAGAACGTCAACGCGTACGGCTCCGACATGGGTGACCGTGAGGCGTTCTCCAAGCTGCTGCGCGCCTGCGGAACGATCGAGGGCCTGGAGCGGGTCCGCTTCACCTCGCCGCACCCGCGCGACTTCACGGACGACGTGATCGCGGCGATGGCCGAGACGCCGAACGTGATGCCGCAGCTCCACATGCCGATGCAGTCGGGCTCCGACCGGGTGCTCAAGGCCATGCGCCGCTCGTACCGGCAGGACCGCTACCTCGGCATCATCGACAAGGTGCGCGCCGCCATCCCGCACGCGGCCATCTCCACGGACATCATCGTGGGCTTCCCCGGTGAGACCGAGGAGGACTTCGAGCAGACCATGGACGCGGTCCGCGCGGCCCGGTTCACCCAGGCCTTCACCTTCCAGTACTCCAAGCGCCCCGGCACCCCCGCCGCCGACATGGACGGCCAGGTGCCCAAGGCCGTGGTCCAGGACCGGTACATGCGGCTGTCCGCCCTCCAGGAGGAGATCTCCTGGGAGGAGAACAAGAAGCAGGTCGGCCGCACGCTGGAGGTGATGGTCGCCGAGGGCGAGGGACGCAAGGACGGCGCCACGCACCGCCTCTCCGGCCGCGCGCCCGACAACCGGCTGGTCCACTTCACGAAGCCCGGCGAGGAGGTGCGTCCCGGCGACGTGGTGACCGTCGCGATCACCTACGCGGCGCCGCACCACCTGCTGGCCGAAGGACCCACGGACGCGGTACGGCGCACCCGCGCCGGGGACGCCTGGGAGCGGCGGAACACCGCCGAGGCGCCGAAGCCCGCCGGGGTCCTGCTGGGGCTGCCCACCATCGGGGTGCCGGCGCCGCTGCCCGCGATGTCGGGCGGCTGCTCCGTCGAGTGA